A region from the Vicia villosa cultivar HV-30 ecotype Madison, WI linkage group LG3, Vvil1.0, whole genome shotgun sequence genome encodes:
- the LOC131655195 gene encoding uncharacterized protein LOC131655195 → MELDNLVKQLSTPRPKDQNCVFKDGVSVGAQKAQPQQQQQHKKQVRRRFHTTKPYQERLMNMAEARREIVTALKFHRASMKEASEQQKKQQQEQEAREQLQKQSLSLQPSQHQSFEQHQSFEQDGRYNKSRRNQRIYPSCRSNSSSYFNDFSYPSAPNSYTWPSASTILQPPPTTLLAENPNFILPNQTLGLNLNFHDFNNLDITVHMNSNSSSSSSPSSYSPGTSSSSASQDVPCAGTSQVDGFSIDSHGATHATGTLHTAMNDEAMAEIRSLGDQHQMEWNDTMSLVKSACWFKYLKHMEHAAPETETETKVENDAYRDFDQPLEFPAWLNANESCLELCSEDNLHDSTLPCMDIGEIDCMDDDWLAG, encoded by the exons ATGGAATTAGATAACCTAGTGAAACAACTGAGTACACCTAGACCAAAAGACCAAAACTGTGTTTTTAAGGATGGTGTTTCTGTTGGTGCTCAAAAGGCAcaacctcaacaacaacaacagcataaAAAACAAGTTAGGAGGAGATTTCACACTACTAAGCCTTATCAAGAAAGGCTTATGAATATGGCAGAAGCTAGGAGAGAGATTGTCACCGCCTTAAAATTTCATAGAGCGTCTATGAAAGAAGCAAGTGAGCAACAGAAGAAGCAGCAACAAGAACAAGAAGCTCGAGAACAGCTGCAAAAGCAATCACTGTCCCTTCAACCTTCACAGCACCAAAGCTTCGAACAGCACCAGAGTTTCGAGCAAGATGGGAGATATAATAAGTCTAGGAGAAATCAGAGAATTTATCCTTCATGCAGAAGCAATTCTTCAAGCTACTTCAATGATTTTTCCTATCCGTCGGCTCCGAATTCTTACACTTGGCCTTCTGCTTCAACGATTCTTCAACCGCCGCCGACGACCCTTTTGGCTGAAAATCCTAATTTTATTCTTCCCAATCAAACCTTGGGACTGAACCTGAATTTTCATGATTTCAACAACTTGGATATTACTGTTCATATGAATAGtaactcatcatcatcatcttcaccatccTCTTACTCACCTGGAACCTCATCTTCTTCTGCTTCACAGGATGTTCCTTGTGCTGGAACATCACAGGTAGATGGGTTTTCTATTGATTCACATGGTGCAACTCATGCAACTGGAACCTTACACACGGCGATGAATGATGAGGCTATGGCGGAGATAAGATCATTGGGAGATCAACATCAAATGGAATGGAATGATACTATGAGTTTGGTTAAATCGGCTTGTTGGTTCAAGTACTTGAAACACATGGAACATGCTGCACCTGAAACTGAAACCGAAACCAAGGTTGAAAATGATGCATACCGTGATTTTGATCAGCCTCTGGAGTTTCCAGCTTGGCTTAATGCAAATGAAAGTTGCCTTGAACTGTGCTCAGAGGATAATTTACATGATTCTACTTTACCTTG CATGGACATTGGAGAAATTGACTGTATGGATGACGATTGGCTAGCTGGTTAG